Proteins encoded in a region of the Homo sapiens chromosome 20, GRCh38.p14 Primary Assembly genome:
- the NXT1 gene encoding NTF2-related export protein 1 yields MASVDFKTYVDQACRAAEEFVNVYYTTMDKRRRLLSRLYMGTATLVWNGNAVSGQESLSEFFEMLPSSEFQISVVDCQPVHDEATPSQTTVLVVICGSVKFEGNKQRDFNQNFILTAQASPSNTVWKIASDCFRFQDWAS; encoded by the coding sequence ATGGCATCTGTGGATTTCAAGACCTATGTGGATCAGGCCTGCAGAGCTGCTGAGGAGTTTGTCAATGTCTACTACACCACCATGGATAAGCGGCGGCGTTTGCTGTCCCGCCTGTACATGGGCACAGCCACCCTGGTCTGGAATGGCAATGCTGTTTCAGGACAAGAATCCTTGAGTGAGTTTTTTGAAATGTTGCCTTCCAGCGAGTTCCAAATCAGCGTGGTAGACTGCCAGCCTGTTCATGATGAAGCCACACCAAGCCAGACCACGGTCCTTGTTGTCATCTGTGGATCAGTGAAGTTTGAGGGGAACAAACAACGGGACTTCAACCAGAACTTCATCCTGACCGCCCAGGCCTCACCCAGCAACACAGTGTGGAAGATCGCAAGTGACTGCTTCCGCTTCCAGGACTGGGCCAGCTAG